A single window of Halomicrobium zhouii DNA harbors:
- a CDS encoding universal stress protein — protein sequence MYEDILLPFDGSDGAAAALHHAAEIAHWSDATIHVLFVADTTRDSVTVVENQAVDVLVQKGEAVVEDAEKTLHTLGSDSESDVVQGNPAPMIVEYAERYDHDLIVLPTHGRKGVSRYLLGSVTEKVVRLASVPVLTVRMHADEQLTFPYENILVPTDGSDDAARAAEYAISLASALDATVHALSVVKEGPLGVDVRSSKGSQDRERAATDAVEDVVTRAEAVGVRNTVRHIERGSPVRKILDTIDSNEINAVVMGTTGRRGTERILLGSVTEKTVRSAPVPVITVSDGL from the coding sequence ATGTACGAGGACATCCTGCTCCCGTTCGACGGAAGCGATGGGGCGGCGGCGGCGCTGCATCACGCCGCCGAAATCGCTCACTGGAGCGACGCTACGATCCACGTGCTCTTCGTCGCGGACACGACGCGCGATAGCGTCACCGTCGTCGAGAATCAGGCCGTCGACGTGCTCGTCCAGAAAGGCGAGGCCGTCGTCGAAGATGCGGAGAAGACGCTGCACACGCTCGGTTCGGACTCCGAGTCCGACGTCGTCCAGGGGAATCCTGCGCCGATGATCGTCGAGTACGCCGAGCGATACGACCACGACCTGATCGTACTGCCGACGCACGGTCGGAAGGGAGTGTCACGATACCTTCTCGGAAGCGTCACCGAGAAGGTCGTCCGTCTGGCTTCTGTCCCTGTTCTCACAGTGCGGATGCACGCCGACGAACAGCTGACGTTTCCCTACGAGAATATTCTGGTACCGACTGATGGGAGCGACGACGCCGCTCGTGCCGCCGAGTACGCCATCTCCCTCGCATCGGCTCTCGACGCGACCGTTCACGCGCTGTCCGTCGTGAAGGAGGGACCGCTCGGAGTGGACGTTCGTTCGAGCAAGGGTAGCCAGGACCGTGAGCGGGCGGCGACCGATGCCGTCGAGGACGTCGTCACCAGGGCGGAGGCCGTGGGAGTCAGGAACACGGTCCGTCACATCGAACGCGGCTCACCCGTCCGGAAGATACTCGATACGATCGACTCGAACGAGATCAACGCCGTCGTGATGGGGACGACGGGACGGCGTGGGACCGAGCGAATCCTCCTCGGGAGTGTCACTGAGAAGACCGTCCGGTCTGCGCCTGTTCCCGTCATCACAGTTAGCGACGGCCTGTAA
- a CDS encoding SRPBCC family protein: protein MAIRIDAPPDAIWPWLRQIGQDRGGFYSYEWAENLAGLDIHNADRIVDEWQGLAVGDTVRLGTADRFPDATLEVVEFEPNRSLVLQTPAEPTWWVWSFVLHPVDEATTRLLVRSRIRLPENPIVRFSALGVLDPVSFVMTHGMLRGIRTRAERLVGQSPGQRG from the coding sequence ATGGCGATTCGTATCGACGCACCCCCCGACGCCATCTGGCCGTGGCTTCGACAGATAGGCCAGGACCGCGGTGGATTCTATAGCTACGAGTGGGCCGAGAACCTCGCCGGCCTCGACATTCACAACGCGGACCGGATCGTCGACGAGTGGCAAGGTCTCGCAGTGGGTGACACCGTTCGACTCGGCACTGCCGACCGGTTCCCCGACGCGACGCTCGAAGTGGTCGAGTTCGAACCGAATCGCTCACTGGTACTCCAGACACCGGCAGAACCGACGTGGTGGGTCTGGTCGTTCGTCTTGCATCCGGTTGACGAGGCGACGACCCGACTACTCGTCCGCTCGCGAATCCGACTGCCCGAGAATCCGATCGTCCGGTTCAGCGCCCTCGGAGTGCTGGATCCAGTTTCGTTCGTCATGACCCACGGCATGCTTCGAGGGATCCGAACGCGAGCCGAGCGTCTCGTCGGTCAGTCTCCCGGTCAGCGCGGCTGA